The sequence GAGCTTGGGATCGCGCGCGAACACATATTGAATGCCGCCGGCGCCATAGATCCAGGCGATGCCGTTGTTGGGCGCGGGCGGCTGCGCCGGCGGCGCGGTGCCGAGCCACCACGACACCCAGCCGCCGGTCGGACCGGCCGCCGGCGTGTCCTCGCCCGACACGCCCCAGCCCGGATAGTCGTCGAGGCCGTTGGCGAGCACGAACGGAAATTTGTAGGTCGCATGCAGCGTGTTGATCGCCTTGATCTGGGGATCGGTCAGGCACTGATCGCCACTCTTGCCGGCCCCGCAGCGCAGCGTCTCGACTTTGAACACTGCCTTGCAGGTGACGGGATCCTGCACCAGCGCGTCGTCGGAGCCGTCAGCCTTGTCACACGCCGCACGCACGGCCTCGCCGACGAGCTTGACCTGCGCCGGGTTGATCCAGCCCTCGCCCATGGTTGCAAGTCCCGACCGCATGCCGGCATGCTGCAGGCCGACCCAGTTGATGACGGGCACGCGGGCGAAGATGCCGTCGAAATCGTCGGGGTAACGCTGCGCCATGGTCAGGCCTTCGCGGCCGCCTTCGGACGAGCCCATGAAATACATCTTCTCGGGCTTCTTGCCGTAGGCGCGCTCCATCAGCGTCACGGCCGCGTCGCGCACCTTCTTGTAGGCGCGGTGGGCGAAATTCTCGAAGGCTTCTTCATTCAACGCGAACACCTGCGGCAGCTCGCCCGGCTTTGTCTCGTGACCTGAGTCGGTGCCGTAGGTCACAAAACCGCGCGCGAGCGGCGACGGCTTGTCGAAGGGATAGGCCGGCGGCAGCGCAAGGCCGGTGATCAGCACGCCGTTGAAGCCGCCGCCGCCATATTGTACCGAGCGGCCGTTCCACTCGACGGGCAGGTTGACCTGGAATTTGATCGGCGGCGCCTTGGGATCGACGGGGTCGATATGGCCGAGCACCTTGCAGAAGCCCGGATTGGCGGGGGTGATGCGCCCCGACGGCGTCGGGCCGCGCTCGGCAACAGCGAGTTGCGATGGCGACTGAAACGTCGTGGCATCGATCTTCACGGCATCGGTGCCGCCGACCAGCCCCTTGCAGACCGTTTCGGCATCCTCCGCCAGCGTCACCGCCGATGCGCTGCTCGCGCTCATTGCGGCCGCCGTGCCCACGAGCCATGCACACAGCTTCGCTCTGTATCGCGTCATCGTTTCCACCCGGCTTGTTCTGTTGCGTTCGAAAGTTGGCCGCATTCAATGCAACCTTCGCCCGTTCGTCAATCACTGAGGCCGGCTTTCCGTCAGAACGAGCCCAGTGCGCTGCCCAGGGCGATCACCGCCACCAGCGCCAGGAGCGACGTCACGATGCCGACCATGACGATGTCGAAATAGCTGTCGCGATGGGTGAGGCCGCAGATCGCGAGCAGGCTGACCACCGCGCCATTGTGCGGCAGGATGTCCAGCGTACCCGCGCCGATCACCGCCACGCGATGCATCAGCGCAAGGTCGATGCCGGTCCGCCCGGCAAGTTCGACATAGGTCGGACCGAGAGCCTCGAGGGCGATGGTCAGACCGCCTGACGCCGACCCGGTCAGCGCGGCCAGGGTATTGGTCGCGACGGCGAGCGAGACTAGCGGTCCGCCCTGGATCGCGAGCACCCAGTCGCGCACGATCGTGAACGCCGGCAGCGCGGCGACGACGGCGCCGAATCCGACGAGGCTGGCGACGCTGAACGCCGGCAGGACAGATGCATTGGCCCCGGCATCCATGGTCCGGCGCAGCGCCGGCAAGCGCGCCCAGTTCAGCGCGATGGTCGCGACGATGGCTGCCGCCAGCGCGACCGCGACCGACCACACGCCCGCGACGGCTGCGAGCGTCGTGTCGCCAAAGCGTTGCTCGGCGAGATAGCTGACATCGAGCCGCGGCAGCACCACGAGCGACATCACCAGATTCACGGTGACGACGACGACCAGCGGCGCGATGGCGTTCAGCACGGGCGAAGGCCGGTCGCTGCGATGACCGTGCTGCAGCTCCGCCGGATCGAACTCGCGGGCGGTCGTCGCGCGTTCGCGCACGAGCTCGTCGGCGGCGGCCTGCTCGATCGCACCGTCGGCATCGTCGCCATAACCCTCCCCGGCACGGCGCGCCGCAGCTTCAGCACGGTGCAGCCACCACAATCCCGTGCCGAGCATGATGAGCGAGGCGATGATGCCGAAGCCCGGCGCGGCAAACGGCGTCGTGCCGAAGAACGGCATCGGGATCGCATTCTGGATCGACGGCGTGCCCGGCAGGGCCGACATCGTGAAGGTCGACGTTCCCAGCACGATCGCGGCCGGGATCAGGCGGCGCGGGATCGAAGCCGCGCGAAACAGCGAACGGGCCATGGGAACGATGACAAAGAACGCGACGAACAGGCTGACGCCGCCATAGGTGACCAGTGCGCCGGCGAGCACGACCGCCAGGATCACGCGCCGCTCGCCGAGACGCTCCGCCATGAAGCCTGCGACCGAGGTCACCGCGCCGCTGTCGTCCATCAGCTTGCCGAACACGGCGCCAAGCAGAAAGATCGGGAAGAACTGCGCCAGGAATCCCGCTGCGTTCACCATGAACACCTGGGTCAGGTTCGCGAGCAGCGGCTCACCGCCGAACAGCGCGGCAACGAGGGCCGCGAACGGCGCGAGCAGAAGCACGCTCCAGCCGCGGAAGGCAAACAGGACGAGCAGGCCGAGCCCGACGAGGAGGCCGAGGAGACCCATGCCTCAGCACTCCGTCAGGAGGACGTCGAGATCGGCGGTCGATCGCCGCCCGATGTCGGCACCATGCTCGCCGAGAAAAGCGTCTGCGGCCATACGCCCTTCGGCGCGCAGCATCGAGACGAATTCCCATTCCGCGTTGAGCTTTGACGAGGCGCCGAACTTCGCCAGCATGTCGCTCTTGATCCGGTGCGTCCGCATCTTCGCCCAGCGCGCGCCCTCGCCGCTGCCGGGATCCGCCGCCTGGCGCAGCAGCGCGATCATGCGCAGCTCCTTCATCAGCGGCGAGTTGAACGAGATTTCGTTGAGCCGGTTGAGGATCTCCGCAGCCGTCCGCGGTTCCTCCAGCCGCTCGGTCGGATTGATCTGGACGAGAATGGTATCGTGCGCGTCGCTTTCGCGAACCAGCGGCGTGATCGTCGGGTTGCCGGCAAAACCGCCGTCCCAATAGGGCTCGCCGTCGATCTCGATGGCGCGGAACATGGTCGGCAGGCAGGCCGATGCCAGCAGCACATCCGCCGTGATCTCCGCGTTGCGGAAGATCCGGCCGCGCCCGGTGCGCACCCGCGTCGCGGTGATGAACAGCTGGATCGGCGAGCGCACGAGGCGTTCGAAATCGATGCTCTCGGCCAGCACCGCGCGCAGCGGATTGTAGCCGGTCGGATTGAGATCGTAGGGCGACAGCACACGCGACATCAGGTCGGTGAGGATGTAGAAGGGCGACGTATCGAGGGTCCAGCGCCCCATCAAGCGGTCGAGCGGCGAGCGTTGCAGCGGGCTGAGGGCCGCGGCCTTCGAGACACGGCGCCAGTATTGGTCGAGCGCCTCACGCGCGCCCTCCGCGCCGCCGGCCGTCCAGCCGTCCGCCAGCACCGCCGCATTCATCGCGCCTGCGGAGGTTCCGGAGATTGCGGCGATCTCCAGCCATTTCTCTTCCAGGAGGCGGTCGAGCACGCCCCAGGAGAAGGCGCCGTGCGAACCGCCGCCCTGCAGCGCGAGATCAATCAGTACGGCGTCGCGTTCCATGGCGGACACTCACGCAACTGAAGCTCAAATGCGACGCGATTTTCGACCACGTCGAATTCGACCGCAGTGTGAGAGCAGTCGCCACAAGATGCAACCGGAACGTGGAGCTCTAGAGCCATTCCGTTCCGATGCGATCGGAGCGGAAATAGCTCTAGCTTCTGGCATTGACGCGTTTTCTTGACGCGAACCGGTATCCACTTCGCTCGAAAACGCTTTAGTGCTCGAATACCAGCCTTGCGCCGACCGTGCCGTCGAGGGCGCGGATCTGCTGCAGCAGCTCGCCCGAATCCTGGCCGCCGAGATCGGCATCGAGCACGACGTAGCCGAGATCGCCAGCGGTCTCCAGATATTGCGCGGCGATGTTGATGTCGCGCTGCAGGAAGACCTCGTTCAGCCGCCGCAGCATGCCCGGCACGTTGCGATGGACGTGGCTGAAGCGCGCGCCGGAGGGACGCAGATGCAGCTGCACTTCCGGGAAATTCACCGCGCCCATGGTCGAGCCCGTGATGAAATAGTCGACCAGCTTGCGTGCGACCTCGCCGCCGATGCGCTCCTGTGCCTCCTCGGTCGAGCCTCCGACATGCGGCGTGAGGATGACGTTGTTGAGGCCCTGCACCGGGCTCTTGAATCGCTCGGAATTCGAGGACGGCTCGACCGGAAACACGTCGATGGCGGCGCCGGCGATGTGGCCGTCGCCCAAGGCGCGCGCCAGCGCATCGAGATCGACCACGGTGCCGCGGCTGTTGTTGATCAGGAACGAGCCAGGCTTCATCGCCCGCAGCTCCTTTTCGCCGATCATGCCTGATGTCTCCGGCGTTTCCGGCACGTGCAGGCTGACGACGTCGCTCTGCGCCAGCAGCTCTTCGAGCTTCTCGACCGGCTCGGTGTTGCCGTGGCGGAGCTTGTCGGTGCGGTCGTAGAAGATCACGCGCATGCCCATGGCTTCGGCGAGCGTCGAGAGCTGCGAGCCGATATTGCCGTAGCCGACGATGCCGAGGGTGCGGCCGCGCACCTCGCGGCTGCCGGCCGCCGACTTGTCCCAGCCGCCCTCATGAGCCGAGACCGAGCGCGGAAAGATCTGCCGCAGCAGCATCACGATCTCGCCGATCACGAGCTCGGCAACGCTGCGCGTGTTGGAGAACGGCGCGTTGAATACGGGAATACCGCGCTTGCGCGCCGCCAGCAGATCGACCTGGTTGGTGCCGACGCTGAAACAACCGACCGCAAGCAGCTCATCGGCAGCGGCGAGCACGTCGTCGGTGATCTGGGTGCGCGAGCGGATGCCGAGCAGCGAGACGCCCTTGAGCGCCCGGCGCAGATCCTCGCCGTCCAGCGCCTTGGTGAGCCGCTCGACATTGGTGAAACCCGCGCTCCTGAACAGGTCCACAGCGCTGTCATTGACGCCTTCGAGCAGCAGCGCCTTCGCGCTCCGCTCAGGGCTTTGGCCTGGGGCTGGCATAGTATCTCCTGAAATGGCGGCTTTGCCGCAGCTCATAGACCGCAGACGGTGCACAGCACAATAGGGGTCGGATACGGGGAGAAGATGGCGGGGGCGACGGGTGTGCTTGGCATCCCACCAGCTCCGTCATTCCCGCACGCACAATAGCCGCACAGTCATCCTGAGGTGCGAGTGGCGCGATGCCCAGCATCGCGCCGGGAGCCTCGAAGGATGAACGGCCCCGATGCAGCCGGGCCACCGCCCTTCGAGGGCCGCTAAGAAGCGGCCACCTCACGGTGACGGTACTCAGAATCAAATCACATAAAACCCGTGCGTCCCGTCGAGCCGGAGTTGCTCGACGAGGCCGTATTCCCAGTCGAGATAGGCCTGCATCGCGGCTTGCGCGACGTCGGTGCCCTCATAGGGGCGGCGGTAGCGGTGGGCCGGATCGGGCTTCGGCAGCACCAGCGGCGGGGCGACTTCCAGCGCGCCGTCATAGCCGCCCTCGCGCACATAGACCTCCCAGCCCATCTGTGCGAGCCAGGACGCCGTCATGTCGGCGCGCACGCCCTTGTCGTCGGTCAGGACAATGCGCGCGCCGCGCACCGGCGCCGCCATGTCGGTCTCCTGCACCAGTTGGCCACCCGGATAGTGACGAAAGCCCGGGAGATGGCCGGCCGCATATTCCTCGGCGTCGCGGACGTCGAAACGGTAGAGCGTGCGATCAATCTGCGCGACAAGCGCCGTCATCTCGCGCGCGCCGACGTGGCGGACACCGGCGCGATAGGCGACGTCACGGGCATTGGCCGGGCCGCCCTCGAACGATCCGATCGCGCCGCGCCTGTCGGCACCGTGATTGAGCGCGTGCCGCGCCAGCGTCCAGCCGATCGTGCCGTTGCGCAGCGCGCGCACGTTGTTCGGCACGCCGGCATTGATCAGCGACTGCGTGCCGATGATCGAGCGGGTGCGGCCGGCGCAATTGACGATGATGGTGGTGTCAGGATCGGGCGCGGCCTGGCCTGCCCGCAGCACCAGCTCCGCGCCGGGCACGCTGACCGAGCCCGGAATGTTCATGGTCGCATATTCGTCGAAACCGCGGACGTCGAGGATGGCGATGTTGGCCTTCTCCGCAATGAGCTTTGCCACTTCGTCGGCGCTGAACGAGGGCGTATGGCGGCGCGCCTCGACCAGCTCGCCGAACGCTTTCGAATAGGAATTGACGTCCTCGAACATTTGATAGCCCGCATCGCGCCAGGCCTTCAGCCCGCCCTCGAGCGCACTGATATTGGTGTAGCCGAGCGCGGCAAGGCGTTCGCCGCCGGTCGCGACCAGTCCTTCGCCGCCATCATAGAGCACGATCGCCACGTCCTTGCGCGGCAGCCGCACCTCGGCCTCGATCGCGATCCGGTCCGCGGCCATGTTGGCGGCGAACAGCGGATGGCCGGTGGCAAAGGCGGCCTCATATCTGAGATCGAGCAGCGCGATCTCCTCGCGCAGGAGCAGCGCACTGCGGATATCGGCGGGGGTGACGGTGAGAAGCTTCATGGCGTGAACCCTGAGGAGGACGAGCCATGGGCTTTTGAACGATTGCAAGCGTGTTGGCTAGCCTTCGCGACGGCTCACTCGCCGGGAACGAGTTGCCCGATCGGCGGTTGCGCGGGCCGCCGCAGCTTGCGGCGCGACAGGTAAAGCAAAATGCCGGTGACCAGGAACAGCGGCATCAAGCCCGCGGCAATCATGAACACGAGCTTGCCCGGCCACCCCAGGATCGCGCCGCGATGGATGTCGTAGATGGCCGCGATTGTCTTCTCGCCGAACGTCTTGTCGACATAGCGCTCCGCGGAAACCAACTGACCGGTTACGGCGTCGATACGAAACTCGTCGCGCGCGGCCTCGAGCGTCATGTCCTTCGCCCACGACCGGATCCGTATCACCGTCCCAGGGCCGGCCGGCAGCGTCAGCAAGGCCCTGGAGAAGCGGCCGCCCTCCTCGCGTTGGAACGTCGTCCATGCCTGATCGAATCCGATCGGCTGGGCTTGCTCGGGATGGCCGGCCGCGCGCGAAGCCTTTGCGGGCATCTTAGGCTGCATCTTCGCAGCACTGACCTCAGGGCGCGACAGCAGCCAGACGACGCCGTCCTTGTACCAGTCGAACGCGTACCACAGGCCCGTGAGCGTCATCACCAGATAGACCGGAAGAACCCAGGTGCCGATGACCGCATGCAGCGAGCGATGCAGCCCGCGCCCGCTGAGGCCGAGATTGGGCTTGAGCCACATCTTCACGCTGCGTGCGCGGCGCGGCCAGCGCAGCAGGAGGCCTGACACCAGCATGACGATCAGACCGAGCGCGACAAAGCCCGTGATCTGCCGCCCCCATCCCTTGGCGTCGCCGGGGATCAGCAGCCAGCGATGCAGCCTGCGCACGGTCGCAAAGAATTCTTCGCCACGCGGTGCCCCCAACACGCGCGCGTCATAGGGGTCAACATAGAGCGACGTCGGCCGCGTGCCCTGCTCGTCGCGCGCGAAGCGAACACGCACCGTCGCGGCCGGATCGCTGGACAGCGTCACCGCCGAGACCTTGCCGAGATCCTGTCCTGCCTTCAGCCGGGCAACCAGTTCGTCCGGCATCAACGCAGGCGCCTGGCGCGGTGCGACATGCATGATGCCGTCGTTGAGATGGTCGACGATCTCGTCCTCAAAGCTCATGACCGCGCCGGTCAGCGCGATCACGGCAAGCACCAGCGCGAGCGCCAGGCCCGCAATGGAATGGACCTGGAGCAGGGCAGCCTTGATGGTGTGGCCCAGCCGCGCTGCCATGGCTAGAACTTCACCGTCGCCGACAGCGAGAAGCGCCGGGCATCGCCGATGGCGACGTTCAAAGCGTTCCCGGTGCTGGACGTATAGTAGAGCTTGTCGAACAGGTTCTTGACGTTGAACTGATAGGTCACCGGCAGGTTGTCGATCTTCGTGTCGTAGGTCGCAAAGATGTCCGCGACGGTATAGGCCGGCAGGAAGAACTGGTTGGCGGAGTCACCCGGCCGGTCACCGACATAGCGTGCACCGCCGCCGAGCCGCAGACGTCCGGGCAACCGCTCGCCGAAATCGTAGACGAGATAGAGCGAGGCCGTGTTCATCGCGGCGTTCAGGAGCTTGGCATTGCCGACGACAGGATCGTTGATCAGGCGCGCGTCGGTATAGCCATAACTTCCGATCATGCTCCATTGATCGGTCAGCCTGCCGGTCACGTCCAACTCGACGCCGCGCGACCGTGCCTTCGCGGACGTT is a genomic window of Bradyrhizobium sp. CB1717 containing:
- a CDS encoding patatin-like phospholipase family protein codes for the protein MERDAVLIDLALQGGGSHGAFSWGVLDRLLEEKWLEIAAISGTSAGAMNAAVLADGWTAGGAEGAREALDQYWRRVSKAAALSPLQRSPLDRLMGRWTLDTSPFYILTDLMSRVLSPYDLNPTGYNPLRAVLAESIDFERLVRSPIQLFITATRVRTGRGRIFRNAEITADVLLASACLPTMFRAIEIDGEPYWDGGFAGNPTITPLVRESDAHDTILVQINPTERLEEPRTAAEILNRLNEISFNSPLMKELRMIALLRQAADPGSGEGARWAKMRTHRIKSDMLAKFGASSKLNAEWEFVSMLRAEGRMAADAFLGEHGADIGRRSTADLDVLLTEC
- a CDS encoding tannase/feruloyl esterase family alpha/beta hydrolase, with product MTRYRAKLCAWLVGTAAAMSASSASAVTLAEDAETVCKGLVGGTDAVKIDATTFQSPSQLAVAERGPTPSGRITPANPGFCKVLGHIDPVDPKAPPIKFQVNLPVEWNGRSVQYGGGGFNGVLITGLALPPAYPFDKPSPLARGFVTYGTDSGHETKPGELPQVFALNEEAFENFAHRAYKKVRDAAVTLMERAYGKKPEKMYFMGSSEGGREGLTMAQRYPDDFDGIFARVPVINWVGLQHAGMRSGLATMGEGWINPAQVKLVGEAVRAACDKADGSDDALVQDPVTCKAVFKVETLRCGAGKSGDQCLTDPQIKAINTLHATYKFPFVLANGLDDYPGWGVSGEDTPAAGPTGGWVSWWLGTAPPAQPPAPNNGIAWIYGAGGIQYVFARDPKLDVTTYKPEDHKARLLEVSNLMDSTNPDLSRFRERKGKLIILEHMADYAQSPYAGIRYFESVERLMGTATAAQFARLYTAPGVDHVGSGAPANVDMLSVLVDWVEKDQAPGDLEVTEQKVEAPAFPVVRALPLCRWPAWPHYKAGSVTEASSYFCAQ
- the serA gene encoding phosphoglycerate dehydrogenase, which codes for MPAPGQSPERSAKALLLEGVNDSAVDLFRSAGFTNVERLTKALDGEDLRRALKGVSLLGIRSRTQITDDVLAAADELLAVGCFSVGTNQVDLLAARKRGIPVFNAPFSNTRSVAELVIGEIVMLLRQIFPRSVSAHEGGWDKSAAGSREVRGRTLGIVGYGNIGSQLSTLAEAMGMRVIFYDRTDKLRHGNTEPVEKLEELLAQSDVVSLHVPETPETSGMIGEKELRAMKPGSFLINNSRGTVVDLDALARALGDGHIAGAAIDVFPVEPSSNSERFKSPVQGLNNVILTPHVGGSTEEAQERIGGEVARKLVDYFITGSTMGAVNFPEVQLHLRPSGARFSHVHRNVPGMLRRLNEVFLQRDINIAAQYLETAGDLGYVVLDADLGGQDSGELLQQIRALDGTVGARLVFEH
- a CDS encoding rhodanese-like domain-containing protein, whose protein sequence is MKLLTVTPADIRSALLLREEIALLDLRYEAAFATGHPLFAANMAADRIAIEAEVRLPRKDVAIVLYDGGEGLVATGGERLAALGYTNISALEGGLKAWRDAGYQMFEDVNSYSKAFGELVEARRHTPSFSADEVAKLIAEKANIAILDVRGFDEYATMNIPGSVSVPGAELVLRAGQAAPDPDTTIIVNCAGRTRSIIGTQSLINAGVPNNVRALRNGTIGWTLARHALNHGADRRGAIGSFEGGPANARDVAYRAGVRHVGAREMTALVAQIDRTLYRFDVRDAEEYAAGHLPGFRHYPGGQLVQETDMAAPVRGARIVLTDDKGVRADMTASWLAQMGWEVYVREGGYDGALEVAPPLVLPKPDPAHRYRRPYEGTDVAQAAMQAYLDWEYGLVEQLRLDGTHGFYVI
- a CDS encoding PepSY-associated TM helix domain-containing protein is translated as MAARLGHTIKAALLQVHSIAGLALALVLAVIALTGAVMSFEDEIVDHLNDGIMHVAPRQAPALMPDELVARLKAGQDLGKVSAVTLSSDPAATVRVRFARDEQGTRPTSLYVDPYDARVLGAPRGEEFFATVRRLHRWLLIPGDAKGWGRQITGFVALGLIVMLVSGLLLRWPRRARSVKMWLKPNLGLSGRGLHRSLHAVIGTWVLPVYLVMTLTGLWYAFDWYKDGVVWLLSRPEVSAAKMQPKMPAKASRAAGHPEQAQPIGFDQAWTTFQREEGGRFSRALLTLPAGPGTVIRIRSWAKDMTLEAARDEFRIDAVTGQLVSAERYVDKTFGEKTIAAIYDIHRGAILGWPGKLVFMIAAGLMPLFLVTGILLYLSRRKLRRPAQPPIGQLVPGE
- a CDS encoding SLC13 family permease, whose translation is MGLLGLLVGLGLLVLFAFRGWSVLLLAPFAALVAALFGGEPLLANLTQVFMVNAAGFLAQFFPIFLLGAVFGKLMDDSGAVTSVAGFMAERLGERRVILAVVLAGALVTYGGVSLFVAFFVIVPMARSLFRAASIPRRLIPAAIVLGTSTFTMSALPGTPSIQNAIPMPFFGTTPFAAPGFGIIASLIMLGTGLWWLHRAEAAARRAGEGYGDDADGAIEQAAADELVRERATTAREFDPAELQHGHRSDRPSPVLNAIAPLVVVVTVNLVMSLVVLPRLDVSYLAEQRFGDTTLAAVAGVWSVAVALAAAIVATIALNWARLPALRRTMDAGANASVLPAFSVASLVGFGAVVAALPAFTIVRDWVLAIQGGPLVSLAVATNTLAALTGSASGGLTIALEALGPTYVELAGRTGIDLALMHRVAVIGAGTLDILPHNGAVVSLLAICGLTHRDSYFDIVMVGIVTSLLALVAVIALGSALGSF